The Ascaphus truei isolate aAscTru1 chromosome 3, aAscTru1.hap1, whole genome shotgun sequence genome includes a region encoding these proteins:
- the TESPA1 gene encoding protein TESPA1 isoform X1, giving the protein MKCPSVECPTSSERRLAWTQRTRHWHNTVDEDDMVAAIMSIPEFTYDVDDVFFEEGHSTKKIQDWLQDCRSSIEDISSEDMLRPHIKGSCSKGNSVDDDLTLGAEATLLSDNCKSRGRMMLAHPRPENLHLSNSMTSNSTNKTSSSVSEILEMCQENAENILYNLGFANEEPHATAKIPGRFFFFPSLAAGIDFRVFLESQVRRMGMEDSSYILPNHEAMTATADALYCLYSHLTSTPVWNIATNPGFWTYADITNINASLLKEDHFTSPIDHLRNAISSTLYSSNKPGLTAKYH; this is encoded by the exons ATGAAATGCCCATCTGTGGAATGCCCCACCTCATCGGAGAGGCGCTTGGCATGGACACAACGAACGCGACACTGGCACAACACAGTCGATGAGGATGATATGGTTGCTGCCATAATGTCCATCCCAGAATTCACTTATGATGTGGATGATGTATTTTTCGAAG AAGGACATTCCACTAAAAAGATCCAGGACTGGCTTCAAGACTGCAG GTCATCCATTGAGGATATATCCTCCGAGGACATGTTGCGGCCTCACATCAAAG GGTCCTGCAGTAAAGGAAACAGCGTTGATGATGATTTGACTCTGGGAGCTGAAG CAACATTATTATCTGATAACTGTAAGAGCAGAGGGAG AATGATGTTGGCTCATCCACGACCTGAGAACTTGCACCTGAGTAACAGTATGACATCTAACTCCACTAATAAGACCAGTTcaag TGTCTCAGAAATCCTGGAGATGTGTCAGGAAAATGCAGAGAACATTCTGTATAATCTGGGATTTGCCAATGAGGAGCCCCATGCGACAGCAAAAATTCCAGGCAGGTTTTTCTTCTTCCCTTCACTGGCAGCAGGCATTGATTTCAGAGTATTTCTGGAGTCCCAAGTCCGAAGGATGGGTATGGAGGATTCCAGCTATATACTACCAA ATCATGAAGCTATGACTGCCACAGCTGATGCGCTTTACTGTCTGTACTCCCATCTGACAAGTACACCTGTGTGGAACATAGCCACCAACCCTGGGTTTTGGACCTATGCAGACATTACCAATATCAACGCATCTTTATTAAAGGAAGATCATTTCACATCTCCTATTGACCACCTGAGGAATGCTATTTCCAGCACTCTATACTCCAGCAATAAACCAGGGTTGACTGCAAAATACCACTAA
- the TESPA1 gene encoding protein TESPA1 isoform X3 encodes MKCPSVECPTSSERRLAWTQRTRHWHNTVDEDDMVAAIMSIPEFTYDVDDVFFEEGHSTKKIQDWLQDCRSSIEDISSEDMLRPHIKGSCSKGNSVDDDLTLGAEATLLSDNCKSRGRMMLAHPRPENLHLSNSMTSNSTNKTSSSVSEILEMCQENAENILYNLGFANEEPHATAKIPDHEAMTATADALYCLYSHLTSTPVWNIATNPGFWTYADITNINASLLKEDHFTSPIDHLRNAISSTLYSSNKPGLTAKYH; translated from the exons ATGAAATGCCCATCTGTGGAATGCCCCACCTCATCGGAGAGGCGCTTGGCATGGACACAACGAACGCGACACTGGCACAACACAGTCGATGAGGATGATATGGTTGCTGCCATAATGTCCATCCCAGAATTCACTTATGATGTGGATGATGTATTTTTCGAAG AAGGACATTCCACTAAAAAGATCCAGGACTGGCTTCAAGACTGCAG GTCATCCATTGAGGATATATCCTCCGAGGACATGTTGCGGCCTCACATCAAAG GGTCCTGCAGTAAAGGAAACAGCGTTGATGATGATTTGACTCTGGGAGCTGAAG CAACATTATTATCTGATAACTGTAAGAGCAGAGGGAG AATGATGTTGGCTCATCCACGACCTGAGAACTTGCACCTGAGTAACAGTATGACATCTAACTCCACTAATAAGACCAGTTcaag TGTCTCAGAAATCCTGGAGATGTGTCAGGAAAATGCAGAGAACATTCTGTATAATCTGGGATTTGCCAATGAGGAGCCCCATGCGACAGCAAAAATTCCAG ATCATGAAGCTATGACTGCCACAGCTGATGCGCTTTACTGTCTGTACTCCCATCTGACAAGTACACCTGTGTGGAACATAGCCACCAACCCTGGGTTTTGGACCTATGCAGACATTACCAATATCAACGCATCTTTATTAAAGGAAGATCATTTCACATCTCCTATTGACCACCTGAGGAATGCTATTTCCAGCACTCTATACTCCAGCAATAAACCAGGGTTGACTGCAAAATACCACTAA
- the TESPA1 gene encoding protein TESPA1 isoform X2 — translation MKCPSVECPTSSERRLAWTQRTRHWHNTVDEDDMVAAIMSIPEFTYDVDDVFFEGHSTKKIQDWLQDCRSSIEDISSEDMLRPHIKGSCSKGNSVDDDLTLGAEATLLSDNCKSRGRMMLAHPRPENLHLSNSMTSNSTNKTSSSVSEILEMCQENAENILYNLGFANEEPHATAKIPGRFFFFPSLAAGIDFRVFLESQVRRMGMEDSSYILPNHEAMTATADALYCLYSHLTSTPVWNIATNPGFWTYADITNINASLLKEDHFTSPIDHLRNAISSTLYSSNKPGLTAKYH, via the exons ATGAAATGCCCATCTGTGGAATGCCCCACCTCATCGGAGAGGCGCTTGGCATGGACACAACGAACGCGACACTGGCACAACACAGTCGATGAGGATGATATGGTTGCTGCCATAATGTCCATCCCAGAATTCACTTATGATGTGGATGATGTATTTTTCGAAG GACATTCCACTAAAAAGATCCAGGACTGGCTTCAAGACTGCAG GTCATCCATTGAGGATATATCCTCCGAGGACATGTTGCGGCCTCACATCAAAG GGTCCTGCAGTAAAGGAAACAGCGTTGATGATGATTTGACTCTGGGAGCTGAAG CAACATTATTATCTGATAACTGTAAGAGCAGAGGGAG AATGATGTTGGCTCATCCACGACCTGAGAACTTGCACCTGAGTAACAGTATGACATCTAACTCCACTAATAAGACCAGTTcaag TGTCTCAGAAATCCTGGAGATGTGTCAGGAAAATGCAGAGAACATTCTGTATAATCTGGGATTTGCCAATGAGGAGCCCCATGCGACAGCAAAAATTCCAGGCAGGTTTTTCTTCTTCCCTTCACTGGCAGCAGGCATTGATTTCAGAGTATTTCTGGAGTCCCAAGTCCGAAGGATGGGTATGGAGGATTCCAGCTATATACTACCAA ATCATGAAGCTATGACTGCCACAGCTGATGCGCTTTACTGTCTGTACTCCCATCTGACAAGTACACCTGTGTGGAACATAGCCACCAACCCTGGGTTTTGGACCTATGCAGACATTACCAATATCAACGCATCTTTATTAAAGGAAGATCATTTCACATCTCCTATTGACCACCTGAGGAATGCTATTTCCAGCACTCTATACTCCAGCAATAAACCAGGGTTGACTGCAAAATACCACTAA